Proteins encoded within one genomic window of Panicum virgatum strain AP13 chromosome 1N, P.virgatum_v5, whole genome shotgun sequence:
- the LOC120654172 gene encoding L-type lectin-domain containing receptor kinase SIT1-like — protein MPIMLHAALLLFLTLHRLRLAAAAVDQFTFDGFAGANLTLDGTAAVTADGFLRLTNGTTLLKGHAFYPSPLRFRRDAASGGGARSFSAAFVFGIASEYADLSSPGLAFVVAKSKDFSAALQSQYMGLANAANNGNATNHFLAVELDTIVNAEFGDMSNNHVGINVNGLVSRVADNAGYYEDGTGAFRNMSLLNRTAEQVWVDFDARASLVNVTMAPLELPKPRKPLLSTAVNLSAIIEGEEAFVGFSSSTGVVSSRHYVLAWSFKMDGPAPPLNISKLPALPVAIPKPDPSKTLKIVLPIASAAFVLALAIAVLVIRRRWHKYAELKEDWEATFGPHRFSYKDLFHATRGFCDERLLGIGGFGRVYRGVLPVSGVEVAVKKVSHESRQGMKEFVAEVVTIGQLRHRNLVQLLGYCRRQGELLLVYDYMPNGSLDKFLHHRNSLILNWGQRFRIIKGVACSVLYLHEDWEQVVLHRDIKASNVLLDAEMNARLGDFGLARLYDHGTDPHTTHVVGTMGYLAPEVGHTGRASKASDVFAFGVFMLEVACGRRPVVQDEHGDHYLLVDWVAEQWRRGTVVDTVDPRLRGDFAVEEASLVLKLSLLCSHPLPGARPGIRQITQFLDGSAPLPELSEAHLGFNLQDLMRRNQVLNPHSSPSTVAGNISDVPAAR, from the coding sequence ATGCCAATCATGCTCCACGCTGCATTGCTTCTCTTCCTGACTCTCCATCGCCTTCgcttggcggccgcggcggttgATCAGTTCACCTTCGACGGCTTCGCCGGCGCGAACCTCACGCTCGACGGCACGGCCGCGGTCACCGCGGACGGCTTCCTCCGTCTGACCAACGGCACGACCCTGCTCAAGGGCCACGCCTTCTACCCTTCCCCTCTGCGGTTCCGCCGcgacgcggcgagcggcggcggcgcgcggtccTTCTCGGCCGCCTTCGTGTTCGGCATCGCCAGCGAGTACGCCGACCTGAGCAGCCCCGGCCTGGCCTTCGTCGTGGCCAAGAGCAAGGACTTCTCGGCGGCGCTGCAGAGCCAATACATGGGCCTGGCCAACGCGGCCAACAACGGCAACGCCACCAACCACTTCCTGGCCGTCGAGCTCGACACCATCGTCAACGCCGAGTTCGGGGACATGAGCAACAACCACGTCGGGATCAACGTGAACGGCCTCGTGTCCCGGGTCGCCGACAACGCGGGCTACTACGAGGACGGCACCGGCGCGTTCCGGAACATGAGCCTGCTGAACCGCACGGCGGAGCAGGTGTGGGTGGACTTCGACGCGCGCGCCTCGCTGGTCAACGTCACCATGGCTCCCCTCGAGCTGCCCAAGCCCAGGAAGCCGCTGCTCTCCACCGCGGTGAACCTCTCGGCGATCATCGAGGGCGAAGAAGCCTTCGTCGGCTTCTCGTCGTCCACCGGCGTTGTGTCCAGCCGCCACTACGTGCTCGCCTGGAGCTTCAAGATGGACGGCCCGGCCCCGCCGCTGAACATTTCCAAGCTGCCAGCCTTGCCGGTGGCGATCCCCAAGCCTGATCCGTCAAAGACACTCAAGATCGTGTTGCCGATTGCGTCAGCGGCGTTCGTGCTGGCATTGGCCATCGCTGTCCTCGTGATCCGCCGGCGGTGGCACAAGTACGCAGAGCTTAAAGAGGACTGGGAGGCCACATTCGGCCCGCACCGATTCTCATACAAGGACTTGTTCCATGCCACCAGAGGGTTTTGCGACGAGCGCCTGCTTGGCATCGGCGGATTCGGGAGGGTGTACAGGGGAGTGCTTCCCGTGTCCGGCGTGGAGGTTGCGGTGAAGAAGGTGTCCCATGAGTCGAGGCAGGGGATGAAGGAGTTCGTCGCCGAGGTGGTCACCATTGGCCAACTCCGGCACCGGAACCTTGTCCAGCTGCTTGGCTACTGCCGGCGACAGGGTGAGCTCCTGCTGGTCTACGATTACATGCCCAATGGCAGCCTCGACAAGTTCCTGCACCATCGAAACAGTCTTATTCTGAATTGGGGCCAAAGGTTCAGAATCATCAAAGGCGTCGCGTGCAGCGTACTGTACCTCCACGAAGACTGGGAGCAAGTGGTTTTGCACCGGGACATCAAGGCGAGCAACGTGCTCCTCGACGCCGAGATGAACGCGAGGTTAGGCGACTTCGGCCTGGCGAGACTGTATGACCATGGCACCGACCCACACACCACGCACGTGGTTGGGACAATGGGGTACCTCGCACCGGAGGTCGGGCACACCGGCAGGGCATCCAAGGCATCCGACGTGTTCGCCTTCGGCGTGTTCATGCTGGAGGTCGCCTGCGGGAGGCGGCCGGTCGTGCAAGACGAGCACGGCGACCACTACCTGCTGGTAGACTGGGTGGCCGAGCAGTGGCGCCGGGGGACGGTGGtcgacaccgtcgacccgcGCCTCCGGGGTGACTTCGCCGTGGAAGAGGCGAGCCTGGTGCTGAAGCTGAGCCTGCTGTGCTCGCACCCGCTGCCCGGGGCGCGCCCCGGCATCCGGCAGATCACGCAGTTCCTGGATGGTAGCGCGCCGCTCCCGGAGCTGTCGGAGGCACACCTAGGCTTCAACCTGCAGGATCTGATGCGGCGAAACCAGGTGCTGAACCCACACTCTTCGCCATCGACCGTAGCCGGCAACATCTCTGACGTCCCTGCAGCAAGATGA
- the LOC120656599 gene encoding proteoglycan 4-like isoform X2, which translates to MWQVQCQRCLGRGYRTTSPKCPLNGTKKRKSRAKVGRPLGSKNEVGTSTPKRQKVGTSGSPIPSATSGSPGPVTRSQLALSMEGGPSATSGSPGPVTRSQLALSMEGGGSETYCSPGPVTRSQLALSMEGGGGALEGASTFPTTPARPTKLPAKRKKAAVKKKLTPKRPTK; encoded by the exons ATGTGGCAGGTGCAGTGCCAGAGATGCCTTGGTCGTGGGTACAGAACGACGTCCCCCAAATGCCCTCTCAATGGTACAAAAAAGAG GAAGAGTCGTGCCAAGGTAGGAAGGCCATTAGGTTCAAAAAATGAAGTAGGTACTAGTACTCCTAAGAGGCAGAAGGTTGGAACATCAGGAAGTCCTATTCCTAGTGCAACATCTGGTAGTCCGGGGCCTGTCACAAGAAG TCAATTAGCGTTGAGCATGGAAGGTGGCCCTAGTGCAACATCTGGTAGTCCTGGTCCTGTCACAAGAAG TCAATTAGCATTGAGCATGGAAGGTGGAGGTAGTGAAACATATTGTAGTCCTGGTCCTGTCACAAGAAG TCAATTAGCATTGAGCATGgaaggtggaggtggagcaTTGGAAGGAGCATCGACCTTCCCTACTACCCCTGCAAGGCCAACAAAACTCCCAGCTAAAAGAAAGAAGGCAGCTGTCAAGAAGAAGCTCACTCCAAAGAGGCCGACAAAGTGA
- the LOC120656599 gene encoding uncharacterized protein LOC120656599 isoform X1: MPWSWVQNDVPQMPSQWYKKEVKLVTFSICLLTLFHVSSTCCNSNCRKSRAKVGRPLGSKNEVGTSTPKRQKVGTSGSPIPSATSGSPGPVTRSQLALSMEGGPSATSGSPGPVTRSQLALSMEGGGSETYCSPGPVTRSQLALSMEGGGGALEGASTFPTTPARPTKLPAKRKKAAVKKKLTPKRPTK, translated from the exons ATGCCTTGGTCGTGGGTACAGAACGACGTCCCCCAAATGCCCTCTCAATGGTACAAAAAAGAGGTAAAACTGGTGACATTTTCTATTTGTTTGTTGACTCTTTTCCATGTCAGCTCAACTTGTTGTAATTCCAATTGCAGGAAGAGTCGTGCCAAGGTAGGAAGGCCATTAGGTTCAAAAAATGAAGTAGGTACTAGTACTCCTAAGAGGCAGAAGGTTGGAACATCAGGAAGTCCTATTCCTAGTGCAACATCTGGTAGTCCGGGGCCTGTCACAAGAAG TCAATTAGCGTTGAGCATGGAAGGTGGCCCTAGTGCAACATCTGGTAGTCCTGGTCCTGTCACAAGAAG TCAATTAGCATTGAGCATGGAAGGTGGAGGTAGTGAAACATATTGTAGTCCTGGTCCTGTCACAAGAAG TCAATTAGCATTGAGCATGgaaggtggaggtggagcaTTGGAAGGAGCATCGACCTTCCCTACTACCCCTGCAAGGCCAACAAAACTCCCAGCTAAAAGAAAGAAGGCAGCTGTCAAGAAGAAGCTCACTCCAAAGAGGCCGACAAAGTGA
- the LOC120656599 gene encoding uncharacterized protein LOC120656599 isoform X4, giving the protein MPWSWVQNDVPQMPSQWYKKEVKLVTFSICLLTLFHVSSTCCNSNCRKSRAKVGRPLGSKNEVGTSTPKRQKVGTSGSPIPSATSGSPGPVTRSQLALSMEGGPSATSGSPGPVTRSQLALSMEGGGGALEGASTFPTTPARPTKLPAKRKKAAVKKKLTPKRPTK; this is encoded by the exons ATGCCTTGGTCGTGGGTACAGAACGACGTCCCCCAAATGCCCTCTCAATGGTACAAAAAAGAGGTAAAACTGGTGACATTTTCTATTTGTTTGTTGACTCTTTTCCATGTCAGCTCAACTTGTTGTAATTCCAATTGCAGGAAGAGTCGTGCCAAGGTAGGAAGGCCATTAGGTTCAAAAAATGAAGTAGGTACTAGTACTCCTAAGAGGCAGAAGGTTGGAACATCAGGAAGTCCTATTCCTAGTGCAACATCTGGTAGTCCGGGGCCTGTCACAAGAAG TCAATTAGCGTTGAGCATGGAAGGTGGCCCTAGTGCAACATCTGGTAGTCCTGGTCCTGTCACAAGAAG TCAATTAGCATTGAGCATGgaaggtggaggtggagcaTTGGAAGGAGCATCGACCTTCCCTACTACCCCTGCAAGGCCAACAAAACTCCCAGCTAAAAGAAAGAAGGCAGCTGTCAAGAAGAAGCTCACTCCAAAGAGGCCGACAAAGTGA
- the LOC120656599 gene encoding uncharacterized protein LOC120656599 isoform X3: MPWSWVQNDVPQMPSQWYKKEVKLVTFSICLLTLFHVSSTCCNSNCRKSRAKVGRPLGSKNEVGTSTPKRQKVGTSGSPIPSATSGSPGPVTRSQLALSMEGGGSETYCSPGPVTRSQLALSMEGGGGALEGASTFPTTPARPTKLPAKRKKAAVKKKLTPKRPTK; this comes from the exons ATGCCTTGGTCGTGGGTACAGAACGACGTCCCCCAAATGCCCTCTCAATGGTACAAAAAAGAGGTAAAACTGGTGACATTTTCTATTTGTTTGTTGACTCTTTTCCATGTCAGCTCAACTTGTTGTAATTCCAATTGCAGGAAGAGTCGTGCCAAGGTAGGAAGGCCATTAGGTTCAAAAAATGAAGTAGGTACTAGTACTCCTAAGAGGCAGAAGGTTGGAACATCAGGAAGTCCTATTCCTAGTGCAACATCTGGTAGTCCGGGGCCTGTCACAAGAAG TCAATTAGCATTGAGCATGGAAGGTGGAGGTAGTGAAACATATTGTAGTCCTGGTCCTGTCACAAGAAG TCAATTAGCATTGAGCATGgaaggtggaggtggagcaTTGGAAGGAGCATCGACCTTCCCTACTACCCCTGCAAGGCCAACAAAACTCCCAGCTAAAAGAAAGAAGGCAGCTGTCAAGAAGAAGCTCACTCCAAAGAGGCCGACAAAGTGA
- the LOC120653657 gene encoding (+)-neomenthol dehydrogenase-like has translation MPGRQRYSAGRGPGSRREGNTALGEGLEAGVSLKDASLALTGVHTSPDLRVAVVTGGNRGIGLEICRQLASSGVLVVLTARDEGKGSRAVEELQRSGLPDVIFHQLDVADRSSIARLAEFVKTKFGKLDILVNNAAIGGTTIDPERLKELQKQNPEEDVRTFVDGYLGSLQQNYELAKECLDINFNGTRDVTDCLIPLLLLSKSGRVVNITSQVAQLKFMSNEGVIKVLSDIDNLSEEKLDEVSSTFLADFKDGNLAARGWLPVASAYAASKALVNAHSRLLARRHPSLAVCCVNPGFVRTGMNYGMGLASAAEGARPPVALALRDEPGDSGLNFELFDPCEF, from the exons ATGCCTGGGAGGCAGCGATACAGCGCTGGGAGAGGTCCTGGGAGCAGGCGTGAGGGCAATACAGCGCTGGGAGAGGGCCTGGAAGCAGGCGTGAG CTTGAAAGATGCTTCTCTAGCTCTGACGGGCGTTCATACATCACCTGACCTCAGGGTTGCTGTGGTCACCGGAGGGAACAGAGGAATCGGGCTGGAGATCTGCAGGCAGCTCGCGAGcagcggcgtcctcgtcgtgcTGACGGCGCGAGACGAGGGGAAGGGCTCGCGGGCTGTGGAGGAGCTGCAGAGGTCCGGCCTCCCCGACGTGATCTTCCATCAGCTGGACGTCGCGGACCGGTCGAGCATCGCGCGGCTGGCGGAGTTCGTCAAGACCAAGTTCGGCAAGCTCGACATCTTG GTGAACAATGCAGCCATTGGTGGAACAACCATCGATCCTGAAAGGTTAAAAGAGCTCCAAAAGCAGAATCCTGAG GAGGATGTAAGAACTTTTGTGGATGGTTATTTGGGAAGCCTGCAACAAAATTATGAGCTGGCCAAGGAGTGCCTGGACATAAATTTCAACGGCACAAGGGACGTTACAGATTGCCTGATCCCCCTCCTTCTGCTGTCCAAGTCAGGAAGGGTTGTGAATATCACTTCACAAGTTGCGCAGCTTAAG TTCATGTCAAACGAGGGGGTGATAAAGGTGCTAAGCGACATCGACAACCTGTCGGAGGAGAAGCTTGACGAGGTCAGCAGCACCTTCCTGGCGGATTTCAAGGACGGCAACCTAGCGGCCCGTGGGTGGCTGCCGGTGGCGTCGGCCTACGCCGCGTCCAAGGCGCTGGTGAACGCCCACTCGAGGCTGCTCGCCAGGAGGCACCCCTCGCTGGCGGTGTGCTGCGTCAACCCGGGCTTCGTGAGGACCGGCATGAACTACGGCATGGGGCTGGCctccgcggcggagggagcCCGGCCGCCCGTCGCGCTCGCCCTTCGGGACGAGCCCGGCGACTCCGGGCTCAACTTCGAGCTGTTTGATCCGTGCGAGTTCTGA